CGGCAACAGTCAGTGGGACCATCGTGATCCGCGGCGTCCCGGCAGCGGAGAGGGCACGGTTGTCTGCCTCGCGGTCGCGGGCGATGGCATCGCTGTCCGTGTGCTGAACGAGCTGTGGCCACGATTGATGCGCGCGGGCAATCTCGTCCCGAGGCCAGAACAGGATTCGCACCTCGCGTGGTGCACGCGACCTGTCGCCCGGGGGCGAGTATGTCTCCCCGGACAATTCGATGTCGGTGAACGAGACGCCCACAGGATCGGTCGTAGCGGACCCCATCTCGCGGACGGAGTCGTCCAGGTCGTCTGGCGGCTGTCCCAGCCTGCGGCGAACCCGCCGACGGCCGGCAAGTAGCGCATTGGCGTAGGACAGCCCCTGGTGGCGGGTGGTCATCTCTTCGGCGCTAAGCCGGGAGACCGCGGCGGAGAACCAGGTGAGTGCCTGATCAAGTTCGCCACGGTGCTCCAGCAACTCAGCGCCCATGTGCCAGGGCATCGGCGACGAGGGCCGAGACGCCCGAAGCGCCCCCAACTGGGCGCGCGCCTCCTCGTCGCGGCCGATGTCGAACAACACATCGGCTAAGGCGACCCGGGCGTTGCCGCCGTCCTCCCCGCCCAGGGCGACGGCCTCGGTCAGCAATGCGATAGCCCGCTGCGAGTGTCCGGCTCGATGCCAGGCATCGCCAGCTTCGAGGAGGATCTCGCCGCGCTCGTCGGGATACTCCTCGAGGTCGGACTCCAGCTGCCGGGCGAACTCGGCGTGCCTATCGGCCACGGTCGGCACTGTAGTAGTCCCGAACCGCGGGAGCCCTTCGTGTCCGATACGCGCCGCCCGACTGGCCGTGTCTTACGATCTGTGCGACGCCCTGACCGTGGCCGACACGATCACATTCCGCCCAGACGAGGACGCGGCTCGGGCGCTAGCTATCTTGACCCGCGATGGCACATCGGTTTCGACCGCCGTGCGGGCGGCGTTGATCGACGCCGCCCGTGGCCGCGCGAGGACGACGCTACGCGACGAAGCCGAGGCTCTGGCAGCCGACGATCAGGACCGGGCCGAGGCCGCGCAAGTACTTCGCGACATGGAGACTCTACGTGCATGGTGAGGTCTACCGTCTCAACACTCCACGTGGCGCCGGTGGTCACGAGCGGGCCGG
This Mycobacteriales bacterium DNA region includes the following protein-coding sequences:
- a CDS encoding SEC-C metal-binding domain-containing protein gives rise to the protein MADRHAEFARQLESDLEEYPDERGEILLEAGDAWHRAGHSQRAIALLTEAVALGGEDGGNARVALADVLFDIGRDEEARAQLGALRASRPSSPMPWHMGAELLEHRGELDQALTWFSAAVSRLSAEEMTTRHQGLSYANALLAGRRRVRRRLGQPPDDLDDSVREMGSATTDPVGVSFTDIELSGETYSPPGDRSRAPREVRILFWPRDEIARAHQSWPQLVQHTDSDAIARDREADNRALSAAGTPRITMVPLTVAGLNEFVDRTGGDPTEGRTRHEYMVEILAEGGAIAWPPARNAPCWCGSAAKYKKCCGRPNQESRQQLGPDESAGHLGQWPT